ATCGCCTGACAGGCCGTGAGACTTCGCCGGGCCGCCATGATATTTTCCTGCTCCACCGCATCGGGTTGTTTCAACCCATCGCCCAAAGCCTCCTGAACGGCCCTAATCCGGCTGACAAAGTCAGCCAGTTCGTCGGGGTCCAGCGACGCATTATGGTCCGGGCCAGATGCGGTCTTGTCCAGCGTGAAATGCTTCTCGATCACACAAGCGCCCTTCGACACCGCCGCAAGGGAGGCATCCGCGCCGATGGTGTGATCCGAATAGCCGACCGGCAGGCCGAACCGATCCGCCAGGGTCTCCATCGCCCTCAGGTTCACCCCTTCCATTGGCGTCGGATAGGCCGTCGTACAATGCAGCAACGTTACCCTGCGGGCCAGATCCGCGCGCAGAACCTTGTCTTCCACCCAGGCACCAAAGTCAGCATCCACACCCGGAGCCTCCCCCATCAGGCCATAACCCAACACACCGACCGCATCCCGGACTTCCTCCAGCACCGCCATTCCGGTGGAGAGGATAATCCTGCGCCCTGTGCGGGCTGCTGCAAACAAGAGCGGCGCATTGGTCAGATCGCCGGAACCTATCTTGATGAAAGGCGGGTCAAGTTCCCGGTCAAGGAACTCCAGACTGGACGGATCGAACGGGGTTGCCGCAAAGGCAATGCCCAGCCGCCTGCATTCAGCCAGAATACGCAGGAAATCATCCCGGCCTAACTCCAGCTGGCGCAGCATTTCAACCTGATCGGTCGTTTCCGTACCGCTTTCCTGATAGGGAGCCAGCTCCGCCCGGCGGGAGGCCAGCGCATCCGCGTGGAATATCTGAAACTTGACCACATCCGCCCCGGCACGCGCAGCAACCTCAACCAGCGCCAGCGCCTTTTCCAGCGATCCGTCGTGATTGACGCCTGCCTCGGCAATAATGGTCAGCGGTTTCATACAAACTCCCGATCCACAAAAGGCTTATCCAGCAAGGCACGATAATCGGTGATGCCAGTCAGCACGTCCACAAGCTTTTCGGCCGCACGCCCGTCACCATAGGGATTGATAACGTCACGGCAATCCAACGCCGAGGCCTTGTCCAAGGCCCGACCAATGCTTTCATCATCCCCGTGACAATCAATGACCGACGCCGCCTTTAACCGACCATCCTGCCGCCGCCCGACATTCACGGTAGGCACCTTGAAACTGGGCGCTTCATAGAGACCGCTTGAGGAATTCCCGATCACCATCGCGGCCTGCCTCATCACATTCAGATATAGGTCATGGCCCAGGTTCCGGCGAAAGACCGCCCGGCTGCGCGTTTGGGCAAAGGCCTCAAGACGTTCCGAGATTTCCACACCGCCCGCATCGGCATTACTGCCACTCAGGACCAGGGCAATATCCGGGTCCAAACCGGACAGGGCCTGACAGAGGCTTTCAACCTGATCCGCCACCGGTCGGGCGCTGAGGGTTTCAGGATGCAGTGAAACAAGATACAGCCGGTCCGATTGGGGCAACCCCAATTCGTTGAACACCGCCGCGCGTCCGGCAAACGTCATTTCCCGAATGGCATCCAGCCCAGGGCTACCAATAGTGAATACCCGCTCGTCCGCCTCCCCCATCTGTTTCAAACGCCTGGCTGCATCTTCATTACTTGGAAAATGCAGATGCGCCATTTTAGAAATTCCGTGACGCAGGGCATCGTCAATTGCACCCGTCGTCAGGTCCCCACCGCATAAATGCGCCAGCGGGATATTCAGCAAACAGGCCGCCGTGGCCGTGGCAAAAATCTCATACCGGTCCCCCAACAGCAGCACCAAGTCCGGCTGCAGCCGGCTGAGCGCCTGCGCCATGCCCTGCAGGGCAACACCAGCACCCTGTGCCATATCAAGGGGACTCACTACCCGGTCTGACAGCGGCACATCCGCATCGATGCAAAATCCGTCCGCCAGAATGATATCCCGACTTTCACCATAGGTTTTCGAATGATGGGAGCCCGTCACGACAAGCTGCAGGGTCAAACCCTCGCACTCCCGAATTCGGGCCATGGGAGATTTTAGCAGTCCATAGTCCGCCCGGCTGCCGGTTACGACGCAAATTTTACGGTTCTTTTTCGTCAAGACGGCCCTTCCGGCATCAACCAACAGTTCCACAACGGCGGATCGGTGCAAAATTATAGTCCATATAGGCAGTTAGACAAATCCGCACCTCTTTGTGCAAGCCCTCTTCACCACGCCCCCACTGTCATCCATCCCACGACTTCCCGACTTACCAGCACCTCAAAATGAGAACATTATAAGAACTTATAAAGTAATTGGTGCCTCGTCTACAAATAATGCCTCGTTCTTTTAGCATCACTTTCCCGCCGGCAACCGATTGAAACCTAAATAGAAGCAAAAAAACTACTTAAAAAGCCCCGTAAAAAACCGCAGTTTTACTGGACTTCCCGTTGACGAGGCAGCTATTCCCATGATATCCCATAAATACCCAGATATGTCATCACGGGGGTGGTCTATCCCAAATCAGACCCCAAAGACCAGACGACATAGCCGGGTTCGCGGGCAAAAAGCCCATGTTTTGATGCGAATGTCAGGGGAAGGACTGCAGCGGTATGGCCTTATTCACAGGCACATACGAGAACAAGGTAGACGGCAAGGGACGTGTGTCTCTTCCGGCCGATTACCGTGACCTGCTGTCAGATGACGACAACCGCAGTTTCTATGTCTTCCCTTCGCCCAACAACAACTGCCTGGAGGCCTGCGACAAGACCTTCATGCAGCGTGTCGCCGACAGTATCGAAGATCAGGCCGACATGTTCTCCGAAGAGGAAGAGGGGCTGAGCTTCATCATCTCCAGCGCGCGCCGTATCCAATATGACAGCACCGGACGTTTCGTCCTGCCGTCCGAATTCGCCCATCTGGCGGAAATCGACGGGCAGGCGCTGTTTGTCGGCATGGCGGCCCGCTTCCAGATCTGGAACCCGGCGGCCTATGCGGAACGCCTGCGCGAAAAACAAAACAAGGCCAAGGGCATGACCCTGCGCCTGAAAAAACCGGGAGCGGGCTGATGGCTGAACAGATCCACTATCCGGTCATGCTGCGGGAGGTCCTCGAAACCCTCTCGCCTGCTGACAACGAAACCTACCTGGACGGCACCTTCGGCGCAGGCGGTTACAGCCGCGCCATTCTGGAGGCCGCCAACTGCAATCTCTACGCGATCGACCGCGATCCGGAAGCCGCCGAGCGGGCCAAGCCCCTCAGCACCGAATATTCCGGACGCTTTACCCTGCTGCGTGGATGCTTCGGCGACATGGCCGACTTATTGGCCGAAGCAGGGGTCGGACAGCTTGACGGCATCGTGCTTGACCTCGGTGTCTCCTCCCCCCAGCTGGACGACCCCACACGCGGCTTTTCCTTTCGCGCGGACGGACCTTTGGACATGCGGATGGGCGATGAGGGCCAGTCCGCCGCCGACCTCGTCAACAATTGGGACCCGAAGGACCTCGCCAAAGTAATCCGCGATTTCGGTGAAGAACGCTTTGCCGGTCGGGTTGCGCGCGCCATCGTCAAGGCGCGCGAGGAACAGGAAATCACAACGACCCTGCAACTGGCGGAAATCGTGCGCGCCGTCGTGCCGAAATCCAAGGACGGCATCGACCCGGCAACACGCACCTTCCAGGGCCTGCGCATCGCGGTCAATGACGAGCTGGGCGAATTGGACCGGGCGCTGGTGGCAGCCGAAAAGCTGCTGCGCCCCGGTGGGCGTCTGGTAGTGGTGTCCTTCCACAGTCTGGAAGACCGCCGCGTCAAACAATTCCTTAAAAAGCGCAGTGGCCGTGGCGGCGGCTCCTCCCGTCACCTGCCGCAAACGCTGCAGGAACAACAGGTCCCGTCCTTCTCCCTGATCACACGCAATGCCTTGAAGCCCAAGGACGACGAAATCCGTGAGAACCCACGCTCCCGCTCTTCCCGTCTGCGTGCGGCCACCCGCACCGATGCGGGTGTCTGGGCTTTGGAGGACTCATGACGAAGTTCTTTGGCCTCATCATGTGGACCACGGCCGCGGCGATCACCGCCTACGCATTATTTTATGTCAGCTATCGCGTGGAAGGGATGGAAGACCAGTTGGCCCAGATCAACCACCAGATCCTGAAAGAACAGGAAACCATCCATGTGCTGCAAGCCGAATGGAGTTACCTCAACAACCCGGACCGGCTGCAGAAACTGACCGATCAGTTGATGCCCGAAATGCAGCCGCTGAACGCCTCCCAATTCGTT
The Aestuariispira ectoiniformans genome window above contains:
- the neuB gene encoding N-acetylneuraminate synthase, producing the protein MKPLTIIAEAGVNHDGSLEKALALVEVAARAGADVVKFQIFHADALASRRAELAPYQESGTETTDQVEMLRQLELGRDDFLRILAECRRLGIAFAATPFDPSSLEFLDRELDPPFIKIGSGDLTNAPLLFAAARTGRRIILSTGMAVLEEVRDAVGVLGYGLMGEAPGVDADFGAWVEDKVLRADLARRVTLLHCTTAYPTPMEGVNLRAMETLADRFGLPVGYSDHTIGADASLAAVSKGACVIEKHFTLDKTASGPDHNASLDPDELADFVSRIRAVQEALGDGLKQPDAVEQENIMAARRSLTACQAIAAGEFFSDSNLTVKRPQAGLSPFAYWRLLGRPAKRSYAPDEAIEPGELRDE
- the neuC gene encoding UDP-N-acetylglucosamine 2-epimerase, with the translated sequence MTKKNRKICVVTGSRADYGLLKSPMARIRECEGLTLQLVVTGSHHSKTYGESRDIILADGFCIDADVPLSDRVVSPLDMAQGAGVALQGMAQALSRLQPDLVLLLGDRYEIFATATAACLLNIPLAHLCGGDLTTGAIDDALRHGISKMAHLHFPSNEDAARRLKQMGEADERVFTIGSPGLDAIREMTFAGRAAVFNELGLPQSDRLYLVSLHPETLSARPVADQVESLCQALSGLDPDIALVLSGSNADAGGVEISERLEAFAQTRSRAVFRRNLGHDLYLNVMRQAAMVIGNSSSGLYEAPSFKVPTVNVGRRQDGRLKAASVIDCHGDDESIGRALDKASALDCRDVINPYGDGRAAEKLVDVLTGITDYRALLDKPFVDREFV
- a CDS encoding division/cell wall cluster transcriptional repressor MraZ, which produces MALFTGTYENKVDGKGRVSLPADYRDLLSDDDNRSFYVFPSPNNNCLEACDKTFMQRVADSIEDQADMFSEEEEGLSFIISSARRIQYDSTGRFVLPSEFAHLAEIDGQALFVGMAARFQIWNPAAYAERLREKQNKAKGMTLRLKKPGAG
- the rsmH gene encoding 16S rRNA (cytosine(1402)-N(4))-methyltransferase RsmH, with the translated sequence MMAEQIHYPVMLREVLETLSPADNETYLDGTFGAGGYSRAILEAANCNLYAIDRDPEAAERAKPLSTEYSGRFTLLRGCFGDMADLLAEAGVGQLDGIVLDLGVSSPQLDDPTRGFSFRADGPLDMRMGDEGQSAADLVNNWDPKDLAKVIRDFGEERFAGRVARAIVKAREEQEITTTLQLAEIVRAVVPKSKDGIDPATRTFQGLRIAVNDELGELDRALVAAEKLLRPGGRLVVVSFHSLEDRRVKQFLKKRSGRGGGSSRHLPQTLQEQQVPSFSLITRNALKPKDDEIRENPRSRSSRLRAATRTDAGVWALEDS
- the ftsL gene encoding cell division protein FtsL, with translation MTKFFGLIMWTTAAAITAYALFYVSYRVEGMEDQLAQINHQILKEQETIHVLQAEWSYLNNPDRLQKLTDQLMPEMQPLNASQFVSLDSIPFRPVEAGGDGTATADSKEPRPDYFRAAAHRPGEEP